Proteins encoded in a region of the Zea mays cultivar B73 chromosome 2, Zm-B73-REFERENCE-NAM-5.0, whole genome shotgun sequence genome:
- the LOC103645750 gene encoding cysteine protease ATG4B-like isoform X1, with the protein MTSLPERGESPVPPLDSLRQDSAVTVLAAAAVASSSAGSDRKEDSGSRQPKASILSGVFSPPFAIFEGQQQGSSSPACDARSTKSSSGSYGLSRILRRFVGSGSMWRLLGCGRVLTSSDVWFLGKCYKVSPEEEESGDSESDSGHAAFLEDFSSRIWITYRKGFDAISDSKLTSDVNWGCMVRSSQMLVAQALIFHHLGRSWRKPPEKPYNPDYIGVLHLFGDSEACAFSIHNLLQAGRNYGLAAGSWLGPYAMCRAWQTLIRTNREQADAVDGKENFPMALYVVSGDEDGERGGAPVVCIDVAAQLCSDFNKGPSTWSPILLLVPLVLGLDKINPRYIPLLKETFMFPQSLGILGGKPGTSTYIAGVQDDRALYLDPHEVQMTVDIALDNLEADTSSYHCSVVRALALEQIDPSLAIGFYCRDKDDFDDFCSRASELAEKANGAPLFTVVQSIEPSKQMYKQDDGLGCSGSSMANDDDLDGSGEAEEWQIL; encoded by the exons ATGACGAGCTTGCCTGAGAGGGGAGAATCACCTGTGCCGCCACTCGATTCTCTGCGCCAGGACTCTGCCGTGACCGTCCTAGCGGCTGCCGCCGTTGCCTCTTCCTCCGCTGGCTCCGATCGCAAGGAAGACAGCGGCTCCAGGCAGCCCAAGGCCTCCATCCTGTCCGGCgtcttctctcccccttttgcCATATTCGAGGGGCAGCAGCAGGGCTCCTCGTCGCCGGCGTGCGACGCCAGGTCGACAAAGTCGTCCTCAGGGTCCTATGGTTTATCCAGGATCCTGAGGAGGTTCGTGGGCAGCGGCTCCATGTGGCGACTTCTGGGGTGCGGCAGGGTCTTGACCTCCAGTGACGTGTGGTTCCTTGGTAAATGCTATAAGGTGTCGCCTGAAGAAGAGGAGTCTGGCGACTCGGAGTCCGACAGCGGGCATGCTGCGTTTCTGGAAGATTTCTCTTCCAGGATATGGATCACTTACCGGAAAG GCTTTGATGCAATATCTGATTCCAAGCTAACTAGTGATGTGAACTGGGGATGCATGGTTAGAAGCAGTCAAATGCTGGTTGCTCAG GCGCTGATTTTTCACCACCTTGGAAGATCTTGGAGAAAGCCCCCAGAGAAG CCATACAACCCAGATTATATAGGGGTCTTACACCTATTCGGTGATTCTGAAGCTTGTGCTTTCTCTATTCACAATTTACTTCAAGCTGGAAGGAATTATGGTCTGGCTGCTGGATCATGGTTGGGTCCATATGCTATGTGCCGGGCATGGCAGACCCTTATTCGCACAAATAGAGAGCAAGCTGATGCTGTAGATGGGAAGGAAAATTTCCCTATGGCGCTGTATGTGGTTTCGGGTGATGAAGATGGCGAAAGAGGTGGAGCTCCAGttgtttgcattgatgttgctgcTCAGCTTTGCTCTGATTTCAACAAAGGACCATCTACATGGTCACCTATTCTTTTGTTAGTTCCTCTGGTTCTTGGCCTTGACAAAATTAACCCAAG GTACATCCCATTACTAAAGGAGACATTTATGTTCCCACAAAGCTTGGGCATTTTAGGTGGAAAACCTGGTACATCAACATACATTGCTGGGGTACAGGATGATAGGGCTCTCTACCTAGATCCCCATGAAGTTCAGATG ACGGTTGACATTGCACTGGATAACTTGGAGGCAGACACTTCCTCATACCACTGCAG CGTTGTCCGAGCCTTAGCTCTGGAACAAATAGATCCCTCCCTGGCTATTGGTTTTTACTGTCGTGACAAAG ACGACTTTGATGATTTCTGTTCTCGGGCCTCTGAGTTGGCGGAGAAGGCCAATGGCGCGCCACTCTTTACTGTTGTGCAGTCAATCGAGCCATCGAAACAAATGTATAAACAGGATGATGGACTGGGTTGTTCTGGCAGTAGCATGGCCAATGACGACGACCTTGATGGCTCTGGTGAAGCAGAAGAGTGGCAGATCCTTTAG